ATACTGTATTGTAAAGATATCAAAGATTGAGAATCATACCAGAAAAAATTTCTCCCACAGTTTCTCAAATGGCAATGAACCTGGTGTCAAGAACATGAAAGCAATCTTTGCATTCTTGGACTGAACTGATGGCATAGAAAGAATGTCTTGGAAGACAACACGTGCAGCAATCTCTTCATCAGTGAAGATCCTGGCAGGCGCAGGAGGGAGCCAATCCATGAAAGGACTGCAAACGCTTGAAGATAAGAAGTAGCAAGCTGAAAATCGCCGAGGTGGGTAGACATAAGCCCCAATCAATGACAAACAAACCAAAGACACCAAAACAATGATCCACATGGGCTTTTTTGACTGGGATCTATGCCGTGGTCCCGGCATGATGTGGCCGTTCCCAATGACTGGCAGCCAACCTTGATGTTTCTTCATCAAGGGAACCTCATCAGCATCACACCTCAAattctattattattcttttctcaatcAATACCTCAAACACTCAACAATTGCCAAGGAAATACAGTCCAATGATTGTTGATTTCACTTTGAGCCCATTATCCACTGGTACAGAAGAAAACTGCAAGAAAAAAGAGAGCAACAAGGATATTCATGATAAGTTAAAGCTCCAAAATTCAATCTTCTACAAAGGACAAAATAAAGATGAGGAAAAATAAGTAAGCTTTACTTGTTGTTAGCATAtttagagggaaaaaaaaatggcaacattaagaaaacaagCCTTTCTAGAAATTTCTTTCTATGACTGTAAGTAATTCAAAGATGGCAACATATTTCAGTTCATCCagacaatgaagaagaaaacaaatgcCATGATTCATAGAAAAATCAATGTTTCTTCATGTCAAATTTGTGACCGCCCAAGAGTCAAGCCGTCATTCAGAGAATTACAAGCAATCCGAAACCAACAACGAAAGCCCACAGAGACTTTGATGTTTTTCAATTAGAAAGTCAATCCTTTTGGTAATCTCTCAACCTACCAAATCTGCAACTTCCCAGCGTGTCCCAAAAGGGAAGCATTTAAGAAATCAAATCACATAAACCGAATTAATTCAACCAACGCACAAGCATCGAAACCTCTCAAAAAGATCACCATTCTTTTCCAGGGGAGACATCCCTATCCTCAAAACCcacataaagaaaaatcaaacaaataaaataactccAAATCCACAGCAACACTCCACATCGACACCAGAACATCCAAAAACTACAGGATTGGCTTACTCATCATCCAAATCCAACAACAAATCACCAAACACCGAAATCCAACCTCGATTgtccaacaaaaatcaaatcaaatccacACGCAAACATgagcaaaacaaataaattactAATTCCAACAGAAATCCAAGCAAACAACAACCAATGCCATCAAAAAACCTCCCAATCCAACCATCCCGGagctcaaatcaaacaaaaccaacaccaaattaaaaaaaccaaaaaaaaataccaaaaataccTCAAAATCCGGGTTCCAAAACCGCCCGCGACCAAGAtctgaagagaaaacaaaagaacGAAGAGATCGGAGATGAAGATCTGCAGCTAAAGACGAAGAAGAGCAGATGAAATTGgaggaaaaaaaggagaagaagaacgagaacaagaagaagaagaagaagaagaagaagaagagcaagtgAGAGACATGGATTTAAAAGGGGTTGGTATTTGTTTGAATAATTATGGAAAATTCGAAGGGGTTTTTAGTAAAAGTAATCCCCGTGTTTTATGGTTAACTTATAATTCGGCAAAGGCTCCAAACGGCGTGGAATTACCGTTTCGTTCCAACGAGAAAACTCACACAGCCGGCgagttttcttcattttttttaattaatttttttaattattattattattattattattattattattattatttaaaataaaattgatgttgttttaatttattccTGCTTCCGTGGGACGCCTATTGGCAACCTTTTTGCAAActctgttgttttgtttttttgttttaagctGTTTTTTATAAAcgtgatttattcactttataaaataaataaaataaaattgcttATATCTCTCTTACTTATTATTGtagaaatatacatatattattattattattttaaagaaataataataatcataacaaatatattatttgcttttatCATACTTAcgtatattttaacaaatttttattagttaaaattattagataattttaaatttttaaaaaattgtatcaatttttcaaaattacaaatatttaaaatctgTTAAGAttccattaatttttctttctactttaattatatcttttatttcttttcttaaaatagTGTTttgctttttaaacaaaatattgaaaagtaTAGGTATATATTATAgataaagaataatttttagatttttaaataaatatatagaaaaaatttaataggACGGGAGGAAATATTGACAAAGTAAACAAGCAAAACTAAGTATAGGAATATATTACAGATAAagaataattttggaaaaaaaaatatttaatattttttagattttctaaataaatatatgaaaaaataaaaaaattaataggacCGGACGGAGTATTGACAGAGTAAACATGCAAAACTAGCTCTATTTATAGTTACCTAGTATACCCTCAtcaatttatagtattttatacaAACTCCCGAATAATAACAAACTTCatttaaatttcataattaatcttataaaaaattattagataatcaataaattagtttaataattataaaaattaattaaggtttattatattaataatagcgtgatttattttttaaaaaagcataaaatataaaattacaaaaataaaaacagaagaaaTTTCAGGCTATAGTAAACTTAGTGTAATTACTAACTTAAATAAGGGTGTATGTTAAAAATAACTcgctttaattaattattactatacATAATACATGCATGGTTGATCGCATACGATGTTAAGTATGTGAACATAAAGGCCGGGATCTTGATTGGCTGTACATGTTTGGACAGGATTCTTGAAACCTTAGTTTGATGACGTGGCAGCTAACCATAACTTCCTTGAATTAACGGATGTCTTAAAATAGATCCGTTTAGCAgttttatagttatttataatcCAATTAGGATCTGCCACGTGTttggttattataaattatatttaatatttgttttttatgtagatttttttaaaaaataatattgagaaTTAAatggataatttattttttttaaaaaaaatatttctttaaaatcaCTAGCTAATCAGTGGATGAATTTTGTTACGAAAAACGTgtaaatttatagtttaaaaatatctattattagaatttaaatgaGTTTTAACTtgatttactattttttataaagaaaaaaaataaaagaacttaATCTTTTGTCTTTATGGAATCTTGATCTAATTAAGgttaaattttataatgttttagcATTTAATAGATGGTGGATTAAGTCAAAGCAATGATGATTAAGCTAAGTTAAAGACCATGTTAGCTGGCTTATTAATTAGTAAGCTAACATTGAACTCTTAAAACTCATTAATGGATCTATTTTGAATAGCAAAGATGCTGCCTTGATTCTATGATTAAGAAATAGAGTTTTGACtttgttatttataaatcttAGAAGCAGAGGTTTCAACTAAGGACATGTTTCTCTAgactttctcttcttttttattttattttattttattttattattatttgttttaatattcaTAACTTGGGTTTAATTAATAAACCACTTTCCAATCCATGcttctattattaataattgtggATGGGCTCATGCTAATTTAACTTGATTCAAATCTAAGTCTATGGCTAAACTTTTCTAATTACAAATTAACAACAATAGCAGCAGcagcatcaacaacaacaacaataatgacctattaatcctaatttttttttaccagctatataaattttttcccTTCAACATTGCTCTTATCAACAACTAAAAActagatatatataaacaagctaaaatatatcattttatgaAATTTGTGTTAAACACTTTTTAAATCTAACTTTTCTTCTTTTACGAGTTACAACCCATATCATCTTTATCGATTCTCccaatttgttaataataagtGTCACTCATAGTATATATcgaataaattttttgtttttttttcaatcattccTAGCAATGTCCGACATTGAACTTAGCATTCTCATTTCAGTATTGTCATCTCAACCATGTTTATTCTATGTTACTATTAAACTACTCAACATTCTAACTATACTTGATTTAACAACAGTTttataaaacttatttttaatataagagATATTTTACGATCATTTAAAACTCCATAAACTTTCTTCCATTTTATTCAACGTGACTTAATCctttttgtcatattttattagtttctcatcattttgaattataatgcgtatatattaaaaatttctatttttaccAATCCCAGTGTCATCCATCTTAATCTCTCTCTCATTTCTACTCGctttaatatcaaaaattacattttagatattttgttattattttatttaacttaaaatatctaaattctAAAGTGTTTCTCGGCATCTCAAATTTTAACCGGTTTTCAACTCAAAAGTATTCCTTGTACTATAAATAGAATGTCTAATTAAATTGTGTTCGTTTTTCAAAGCGTGCTATCCTCGTAGAATATTtgtttcataattaaaaaaataaacttaaaatttttaaagtggCCCATTGCTCATTTTAGCCTCTTAACAAGATATGCCATATATATGGCAcgttatatttaaatagaggaTTCTCCTTGATCAAcgcaaccaaaataaataaatttatccggttcaaatatcaaaataaacaaccATTGGCTAGTGCTGTAAATTATTACTTGAATGATGAATAaccaaatcaaaaatcaaattccTGTACTGTGTAAATATTGtagaaatactgtagcagtaatgttcatttattgtttattagGTCCTTATGTGGGAGGATGCGGTTTTTCTAACCTCTAAAATTGCATGAAAaagagatttattaatttagtttagTTTCTAAAAGTTTTCTAAACATGCGTGCACTAGATCTCTAATTAATCGTTTCATGTAActtcttataatattaataaatctttATAATGTCAATAAACCACCACTATTGATGCATTACCGTATCAACCTATCTCTTGACAACTTTGTAAGGCGGCTTTTGCTGCTTTtgccaaaggaaaaaaaaatcaaaataaatattgtcCTAAAATAAGCGGTTTGACTTCCATTCATGTTTTCCATCCCATTGACCTCAACacagtttaaatattttgtgaagAATTGAAATCAAGGAAGCACATAGAGAGTTCTTACTTGGGATATGTAGTGATGAATGAATTGCTAATTTTAATATTGCAAgggatataatatatatataaagagatgaTCGTGCAATGAAGGACAAGtgggaaattttaaaaattaataaataaactaaaaattaagaaGATGAGTTGTACTAGTTGTTCAGCCACAGTCAACATCAGGGACCACATTAATTATAAACTTTCCAAACCATGACCGATAAATAGCATGGGCCGGGCGGAATTgtaaaatgtaataataataataataataataataataataagaagtaaaaaagagaaaattattgGTAAGACTCTAAACTATCAGATAATAGATCAAATTCTTAAGTACTAAATATctaaaacaatgattattattatgaagagatgaatctcgagaaaattaaaataatatcaatgacatttctttttcattgtttaaaatatagaaCAAAATTATTGTCAATAATGCCAAAAGTATTACCAATGACCGGTTGACATCAAATTCTTTGTATAAAGTATATATTTGTCCAGCTTAAAAGATAGGTTCGAATCACAGCTTTCATAGAGGTTGACAGTATATATGTTGTAGAACTTGACTCCTTATGTGTGCATATCCCTGACACGTGGATTGTTCAcatttgtcaaaattttttttttaataaatttgaaaataaggaaaatatattttattttatatatagagaTGATAGCTAAAGTATATTTAATAGGattaatatatgtgtgtgtttatgcGATTAACATACAGGACCTGGCATGGGCTTTGTTGGTCTTTAGAGGCCCAATATTTTAAgcattttagtaaaataataaattattaaattagccAAATGGGCTTGTCCAAACCCGAACCCAAGCCTTTTAAGTGAATATATATACCTTTTAAAAGTGCttgttcattttcatatctttgtcTAACAAGTTGTCACCTTTCTGAATTTGAACAATTGCTTCTGTCAATTGCAACTCCTCATTGCTTTCCTTTTAAATTGAGAGTTAatgttcaaatttaaaaattaaacaaacacaacattttgttttactttcatTAATAAGCTAGCTACAATGTGCACCTACTCTTTAATCTCCAAATCTTTTTTATGGAGCCCATGTCTCTTTAGACtttatatatgttgttattCCTTAAATGTTTAGTTATAGTGTGCATCTTCTTgtgttgtttttataattatttattgtttttgttgataTATCTTCATCTTTAGTGGATTCtataactgttttttttttctttttaattttctctgTAATCCTTGTAACttcattttatataaacaaaaagaacttTTACTGGGTTCTTTGAGACGTTTTTGATTCTTGGAAATGACTAGTTGTTGAAAGATGGATAGCACTATCACTATCTATTGTTATATATAACAGCGTCTATGTGTatctatatgtgtgtgtgtgtgtgtgtgtgtgtgtgtgtgtgtgtataagaGACACAAACCAATATTACATCTTTTAATTACATCGATCATTGGATTAATTTTGTAATTGGAGGAGAATCTTTCAACAAAATTTAAGtctttaactatatatatacatcctcATGGGTTTTATGGTGTGCATAAGCTCGATTGAGTAATATATTTAGTTTGTATATAAGATGCATGATATCAAGATTCAAGGAGAATGTGTACATCTCATCACATATTTAGTCCTAACATCACATAAAATAACATGAAAACAATCATCATATAATAATCTTGtgggtatttttattatatcaaGAGATTGTTTATAATCATGCACAAGAAGTTTTGCTACTTAGCTTCAGTCTTTATTTACCATGCAATTGTGTTCTTAACCAATTAAGAGAAATTCataccaaaatatataaatgatgaacTAATCTATGAATTAAAGTTGTGTAATATTATTCTCATGATGAATTGGTGTTAAAATACAAGTTCAttaactatacatatatatctctaTCTTCTCACCTATATATTACCAACCACTTTGATTTCTTTCATGCAATAGCAATTCAAACTGATAGGAAATACTATATATGCATACTTCTCAAACTCTCTTCATTAATTCTCATCAAATAATTGAAAGAGACTGAATTGCAATTAGTTATCTTGAAGTGATTAACAAGTAAACTTGTAAATGTCTCTCTTTCTAGATGCAGGTAACATgactattattttttcatatgttCAAGAAATTAAGTTATATGTGTATCTGTACATGCATGAGAGAATTTAGTGTAATCATTCTGAATTAAAGTATTATCACATGAACAATATTATGTACTTTAAATTTCAATGACTACAATAATTTTTCGACGTCTAATTTGACGATATCTTAGTCCCTCGCTTACCTCAAATGCTAGCTTCTCTTTTACAAGTCTTAAGACGATAGCGTGAAAATGAATTGCATTGAAGATGATTGTCTGCAAGTCTGAAACTATCTGCGCACACAATCGTTGAACTTTGGAAAAGTTTCCGGAAACAAGAGGTGAAAATCGTCGGATATGAACAAAGAACAAGATCCGACAAATAACTAATCTTTTAGACAAAATAATACTTAATGACAATCAAAAGTTTCTTACTGAATTTAGCTCTTAATTTGGCAAATGACTAATGGTTGTCAGTTATCAACTCATTGAGTTCTtagtgtttaaaaattaattcaaacatCGATCAAAGTTACATCAAATTACCGAACAAAATGAGAGTTTCTTTCAAGaacatatataaaagatgagATCAAATCTTCGACCgaagaaattaatttcatattttgaagtGCATGACAAGTAATTCATATCAAACTGTTCTCTTTATTGACAAAGTCAGTGCAGGAGTTCGAACTTTGAACTAATCAATACGAGCACAATTACTGGTAAGCCGATTGCGCACGCCATCATatcgagatatatatatatatatatgttctaaagcacatgttcatatatatatatatatcaaagggAAAATTAAATGAAAGCACACCATATATAAGTTTATGTAATATTAATTAGGGTTTATAGTTATAtgataaattgtttcttaacttgTTCCGCACTTTGATGCCACCATGAACATTAATTCAACAACAAAGGAAACATAAAACTGAAGTTTCTTAATGAACCATCACAACTCAgctgattgaaagatatgatcAACCTAACACTGAAAAAATattcatgtttaatttaatttataattaaactGCAACTACTCTAGAGGCTGCTGGTTATCAAAGTCCAAGTGCTTGATCTATATATGCAACTTTGATCTTTAATTTCTTTAGGTGCACAATCAGCAATCATGTAGTTATCTGTAATCTTGACACCGATAAAGACCCTTTGATCGATCTTCGTTCTATTAATTTCGTATtataatgatttatatatagtAAACCTAAACAAGATCGTCTacatgtttaattatatataataactgataaatatatatatatgcaagcaaGCACACAacataactaattaaaaaagagTGTTCTTAATTACAGTAAACCAACAGAcaagattaatgttttgttgcaccaaatcattctttttatttcagaaATGTTAACATTGCAATATATAAAATGCATGTATGAAGAGATCTATAATCAAATTGATGATAGAAAACTCCAATTTTAATTCtcttacaattatatatatagttctcaTCTATGATTTATATAGTAAATCAAAACaagatgtatatgtatatattataactAATTAAGAGTTCAAGCACATAATGCAACTAGAGTGTTCTTCTGAGCAACACCAAAAGAAAAGGTAcataaatatcaatgttttgtTGCACCAACTCACttcatttaatttcaaaaaatgttAACATACAATGCAAGACACATAACaaactatatattatttaagGAACAAAATAGATTTCTTATCACAAAATAGATTTCTTATCCGTGATTTATATATAGGAAACCgaaagaagatatatatatatatatattatacaacaAGGGTGTTGTTCTAGCTAGTAACATCAACAGACAATATTAATGCTTTGTTGCACCAAATCACttcatttaatttcaaaaaatgttAACATACAATAATGCAATGCAAGATATataacaaactatatatatatatatatatattatctaagaaacaaaatatatttattatcagTGATTTATTGTAAACCCAAACAAGatgtattatgtatatatatatatatatatatatatatatatatgtaatacaACAAGGGTACGTGTTATATATTCtagtaacatatatatataaacagattaattaagattaatgttttgttgCACTTAAATGATCACttcatttaatttcaaaactCTTGTAATTAATTCTTTGATCACAAACATAATAATGTTCTGCTTAATTGCAATGCTAGAACATATATATCTAGCtagatcaaagaaacaatataaattaaatatttcactaTCAAACCATTAACTAAGAATGcaactatacatatatatatatacatatattcaacTATCAATGTCTAtatccatacatatatataaaaaatcaatttaatgatCACTAAACACCAATTCTCACTAACAATTATAAACCCAAAAATTAAACTTCGGAAAAAGACATGAATTggagaaaaacaaagacaagTTGGAGTATAAGTGTGACCCATAGAAACCCTAGTTGAAAACCCTAACAATTTTTTAGTGGATTGAAAACCAAGTAAGAGAACGGTCTTACAAAAattggtggttttttttttttaatgttaaacgGTTCGGTCCGGAGGGAACCCGGGCCCGGTTAACCCGACCGACCGGTTCCTGGTCAAAGGGGAACAGCGTTTGAATGTGGGTCCATGATGACGTGGAGTGATGTTATTGGTTGGGTCAAGCTGGATCACGGGAGGTTGGACAATGGCCCCACCACACGTGTCGTGTGGATTAAGATTGAGGGGGTTGGATTAGTGACATAATTATTCTCTAATTCTTAGCTAATCTTTGTCTTATATggataaattgaaatattaaaaattcttattttttaattgatgatatttttttttagaatatttatttgaatattatatGAAACAAGATTGTATGTGATTCTGAACAGAAACCCTATGAAAGCATGAAGGAGAAGTCAAGTCAAGAGTATTATTAGGTGTATTATTTTAAGGAAAACTATAATGTGCAtgcaataataaacaaatattaattagttttatttttattttttatattttgaatatatatatgtgtgtgtgtgtatatatatatgattgtcaAATCACAAAGCATTagtaaagacaaaaataaatgataaaattgtCATATCATGATCTTTCTTTATTGTATTAAAACTCATTGATTATCTCTGcaacaaaaaaacttaaaattaaatacgGGACAAATAAAAGTGGCTtctccacatttttttttttaaaataaaaagaaagaaaaaaactaactTTGCCACTGAAAAATATTCTAATACATTCAAATAAAaggttttaagaaaaataaatacataaattaatgcAACAAGAACAAATGTATATACAATAGATATCAAACTATCTAATGAATATGAATCATATTACATGCATATGTACGTACAATACTTGATTTTTTGTGATTATATGATTAATATTGTAATGTTAGAAATAATAAgtggagaaaataaataaataaataaataaataaataaatgtagtGAAGAAAAAAGGGTGTCTAattagttggtaagagcttgAGGAACACACATGCACAGACATGCACATCCTCACCTCATAAAAACAAAAGCTTaaacttcaatcttctttgaAAATGTCAGCAAGAAAGAGACTCCTTAATTAGTCCTGATCATACATCAAAccctaaataaattaaataactcTCAACTCACATACCTACAACTTCAAAGAAGTTGCCATCCCTCTTGCTTCCTTGTTAACCAGCAACATAAACCATTAATCTTCTATATATTCTGGTAAGCATGTTCATactttctttaaatatatatataaataaataaataaatatatatatatatatatggattcaAGGTTACTTATAAATCTCTCTTCTTTCAGGGTTTGATTCAAGTTTGAAGTTAATTATAAGAAGCTTTAATTACAGAGATATATCAAAAGGTGGTACATATATAGTACTGGTGCAAGACTAGTGCTTCAGTATTAATCATATTGTTCAATAtggaaggaggagaaggagtgAAGGAGGAGACACTGCCTCCAGGTTTCAGGTTTCATCCTTCTGATGAAGAGCTTGTTACTTATTATCTCACAAACAAGATCTCTGATTCCAAATTCACTGCAAGAGCAATTGCAGATGTGGATCTCAACAAATCTGAGCCATGGGATCTcccaggtatatatatatatatatcttctaatTAATCCTTTTagcttatattaattatattgatgATCGATCTctctataaattaattaagttttgatagttgtttcttgttaaATTAACAGAGTACAACTAGAATATTGAATTGAGCtttaatttctattaatttttttaagttatgaaaattaaataaagaagtGCAAGTTTAATAAAACATGCATGTACATGACTTGTTTAACAGGGAAAGCAAAAATGGGTGAGAAAGAGTGGTATTTCTTCAGTCTAAGAGATCGAAAATACCCGACCGGAGTCCGAACAAACCGTGCCACAAACGCCGGTTACTGGAAAACAACTGGCAAAGACAAGGAGATCTTTAGTAGCAACTCATCTGAGCTTCTAGGAATGAAAAAGACACTAGTCTTCTACAAAGGAAGAGCCCCTAGAGGAGAGAAAACCAATTGGGTCATGCATGAGTATCGCTTACCCTCCAAATCCCCTCTCAAACCTAACAAGGTTATATATCTTCATTTCCTTATTCTGAtccttaacatatatatatatatatatatatataaattttaaactcatCAAACATATCTTAAcaccaaattaatatatatattcacatcaATCTTATGCAGGATGAGTGGGTGGCATGCAGAGTATTCATGAAGAGCTCCGGAGGGAAGAAGTATCCATCCGGGCAGCCAAGAACTCATTCATACTCACTAAACATGGGGCCGGGCTTCGCGCCACCGCTAAATCAAGCCGATCTATATAAT
This portion of the Dioscorea cayenensis subsp. rotundata cultivar TDr96_F1 chromosome 3, TDr96_F1_v2_PseudoChromosome.rev07_lg8_w22 25.fasta, whole genome shotgun sequence genome encodes:
- the LOC120255998 gene encoding NAC domain-containing protein 92, whose amino-acid sequence is MEGGEGVKEETLPPGFRFHPSDEELVTYYLTNKISDSKFTARAIADVDLNKSEPWDLPGKAKMGEKEWYFFSLRDRKYPTGVRTNRATNAGYWKTTGKDKEIFSSNSSELLGMKKTLVFYKGRAPRGEKTNWVMHEYRLPSKSPLKPNKDEWVACRVFMKSSGGKKYPSGQPRTHSYSLNMGPGFAPPLNQADLYNFGFGAGYLSNAELAELTRFARGTPGVLPPIQPQLNFPGVAAFSGLNLNLGVPPAQPQGFRSMPATVGQAQGVVGEVAPAVPSECILSGNAGSLNGVRFQNMEPCMDLLEGYWPSY